One genomic region from Conexibacter woesei DSM 14684 encodes:
- a CDS encoding BKACE family enzyme, with protein sequence MSLQDPVIITCSISGAIANREQCPAIPYTPQEYAAEARRAVDEGASMIHIHARTPDGVPSYEVEDFRAITDAILAEVGDVVINYSTGAIGISLEKRIEYLRALKPDVAALNMGSMNYAKYSRRRRDFVFHTVFENSFESIITLLRAMNEEGIKPEHECFDTGHIANLDPLIDMGILRQPLQISCVMGVTGGIRPTARNLAHMAENVPGGPDGGNEWGVIGISRDQWMLIATALTLGGNVRAGLEDNFYLPDGSMARSNGDLIAKARQLAEDVGRRAATVAEAREMLGVPRRERAAA encoded by the coding sequence ATGAGCCTTCAGGACCCCGTCATCATCACCTGCTCGATCTCGGGTGCGATCGCCAATCGCGAGCAGTGCCCGGCGATCCCGTACACGCCGCAGGAGTACGCGGCGGAGGCGCGCCGCGCGGTCGACGAGGGCGCGTCGATGATCCACATCCATGCGCGCACGCCGGACGGCGTGCCCTCCTACGAGGTCGAGGACTTCCGCGCGATCACCGACGCGATCCTGGCCGAGGTCGGCGACGTCGTGATCAACTACTCGACCGGCGCGATCGGCATCTCGCTCGAGAAGCGGATCGAGTACCTGCGCGCGCTGAAGCCCGACGTGGCCGCGCTGAACATGGGCTCGATGAACTACGCCAAGTACTCCAGAAGACGCAGAGACTTCGTCTTCCACACCGTCTTCGAGAACAGCTTCGAGTCGATCATCACGCTGCTGAGAGCGATGAACGAGGAGGGGATCAAGCCCGAGCACGAGTGCTTCGACACCGGGCACATCGCCAACCTCGACCCGCTGATCGACATGGGGATCCTCAGACAGCCGCTGCAGATCTCGTGCGTGATGGGCGTCACCGGCGGCATCCGCCCGACCGCGCGCAACCTCGCGCACATGGCGGAGAACGTGCCCGGCGGGCCGGACGGAGGCAACGAGTGGGGCGTGATCGGGATCTCGCGCGACCAGTGGATGCTGATCGCCACCGCGCTGACGCTGGGCGGCAACGTCCGCGCCGGCCTGGAGGACAACTTCTACCTCCCCGACGGCTCGATGGCGCGCTCCAACGGCGACCTGATCGCGAAGGCGCGCCAGCTGGCCGAGGACGTCGGCCGGCGTGCGGCGACGGTCGCCGAGGCGCGCGAGATGCTGGGCGTCCCGCGACGCGAGCGGGCGGCGGCATGA
- a CDS encoding enoyl-CoA hydratase/isomerase family protein, translating to MPYATLRYDVGDDGVATIALDQPDTRNALSDALLDDMIAAFTAARDDDAVRCVVLTSTHDRVFSSGGNLGGFAADVPLVHKHAAIDRFPQLFKLIGQLGKPSLCAANGHVLAGALGVALACDLIVAREGVRFGTPEINVGVYPFMIMALIYRNVGRKKTNELLLLGDQIDAHEAGRIGIVNKVVPADEFDAAVADWAGRLARKTPVLMKLGKDAMYRQQDMAFEEALDFLRAQLALAFATEDIQEGVRAFFERREPQWTGR from the coding sequence GTGCCCTACGCCACCCTCCGCTACGACGTCGGCGACGACGGCGTCGCGACGATCGCGCTCGACCAGCCGGACACCCGCAACGCGCTCTCCGACGCGCTGCTCGACGACATGATCGCGGCGTTCACCGCGGCGCGCGACGACGACGCGGTCCGCTGCGTCGTCCTGACCTCGACGCACGACAGAGTCTTCTCCTCCGGCGGCAACCTCGGCGGCTTCGCGGCCGACGTGCCGCTCGTCCACAAGCACGCGGCGATCGACCGCTTCCCGCAGCTGTTCAAGCTGATCGGCCAGCTCGGCAAGCCGAGCCTGTGCGCGGCGAACGGGCACGTGCTCGCCGGCGCGCTCGGCGTCGCGCTCGCGTGCGACCTGATCGTCGCCCGCGAGGGCGTCCGCTTCGGCACGCCGGAGATCAACGTCGGCGTCTACCCGTTCATGATCATGGCGCTGATCTATCGCAACGTCGGGCGCAAGAAGACGAACGAGCTGCTGCTGCTCGGCGACCAGATCGATGCTCACGAGGCGGGGCGGATCGGGATCGTCAACAAGGTCGTGCCGGCAGACGAGTTCGACGCCGCCGTCGCCGACTGGGCCGGCCGCCTCGCGAGAAAGACGCCGGTGCTGATGAAGCTCGGCAAGGACGCGATGTACCGGCAGCAGGACATGGCCTTCGAGGAGGCGCTCGACTTCCTGCGCGCGCAGCTCGCGCTGGCGTTCGCGACCGAGGACATCCAGGAGGGCGTCAGAGCCTTCTTCGAGAGACGGGAGCCGCAGTGGACCGGTCGGTGA
- a CDS encoding CaiB/BaiF CoA transferase family protein, whose protein sequence is MSGPLDGLRVLDLSRLLPGPFCSLLLGDLGADVLKVEDTGMGDYVRWSPPYVEGVEDSARSAYFLALNRNKRSIRLDLKSEAGREVLLRLVRDADVLLESFRPGVLDRLGVGYDRLRGENPALVYCAITGYGQDGPYRDRAGHDMNYLGLGGMLALTGEAGGPPVQNAGQVADVGGGALMAAVGILAALQERARSGEGQFVDVSMTDGALSWLAMLAAQQLVAGPGDPPLRRGQLPLSGAFLCYRPYACADGWVTFGALEPKFFGAWCRGVGREDLVEQQFQPPGSDAHREVEAIFAARTREQWTAFAAEHDCCLEPLLELEEALDSELVRAREMVVALDQPGAAEPVRQLGLPIKLSRTPGEPTRAPGPVLGGDTDAVLEAAGYGAEEIAALKEAGAVAGPVSGAQGSFLG, encoded by the coding sequence ATGAGCGGGCCGCTGGACGGCCTGAGAGTCCTCGACCTCTCGCGCCTGCTGCCGGGCCCCTTCTGCTCGCTGCTGCTCGGCGACCTCGGGGCCGACGTGCTGAAGGTCGAGGACACCGGCATGGGCGACTACGTGCGCTGGTCGCCGCCGTACGTCGAGGGCGTCGAGGACAGCGCCAGATCGGCCTACTTCCTCGCGCTCAACCGCAACAAGCGTTCGATCCGCCTCGACCTCAAGTCCGAGGCCGGGCGCGAGGTGCTGCTGCGGCTCGTGCGCGACGCCGACGTGCTGCTGGAGTCGTTCCGGCCAGGCGTCCTCGACCGCCTCGGCGTCGGGTACGACCGCCTCAGAGGCGAGAATCCCGCGCTCGTGTACTGCGCCATCACGGGATACGGGCAGGACGGCCCGTACCGGGACCGCGCCGGCCACGACATGAACTACCTGGGCCTCGGTGGGATGCTCGCGCTGACCGGCGAGGCCGGCGGGCCGCCGGTGCAGAACGCCGGCCAGGTCGCCGACGTCGGCGGCGGCGCGCTGATGGCGGCCGTCGGCATCCTCGCCGCGCTGCAGGAGCGCGCGCGCTCCGGCGAGGGCCAGTTCGTCGATGTCTCGATGACCGACGGCGCGCTCTCGTGGCTGGCGATGCTCGCCGCGCAGCAGCTCGTCGCGGGCCCGGGGGACCCGCCGTTGCGCCGCGGGCAGCTGCCGCTGTCGGGCGCGTTCCTCTGCTACCGCCCGTACGCGTGCGCCGACGGCTGGGTCACGTTCGGCGCGCTGGAGCCGAAGTTCTTCGGCGCGTGGTGCCGCGGTGTCGGCCGCGAGGACCTGGTCGAGCAGCAGTTCCAGCCGCCCGGCTCCGACGCCCACCGCGAGGTCGAGGCGATCTTCGCCGCGCGCACGCGCGAGCAGTGGACGGCGTTCGCGGCGGAGCACGACTGCTGCCTGGAGCCGCTGCTGGAGCTGGAGGAGGCGCTCGACTCCGAGCTGGTGAGAGCCCGCGAGATGGTCGTCGCGCTCGACCAGCCCGGCGCCGCGGAGCCGGTCCGCCAGCTCGGCCTGCCGATCAAGCTCAGCCGCACGCCCGGCGAGCCGACGCGGGCGCCCGGCCCGGTGCTCGGCGGCGACACCGACGCGGTGCTGGAGGCGGCCGGCTACGGCGCGGAGGAGATCGCGGCGCTGAAGGAGGCGGGCGCGGTCGCCGGTCCGGTCAGCGGCGCCCAGGGGTCGTTCCTTGGCTGA
- a CDS encoding acyl-CoA carboxylase subunit beta, with translation MTTPPSILRPLVEELHERRATARLGGGQEKIDRQHGCDKLTARERLALLIDDGTFTELGIHAGIHFSVRGLEGKEAPADGVITGYGKVDGRMVAVCAYDFTVMAGSMGLTGETKVTRLRDLALSKRIPFVWLLDSAGARIQEAVGSLFAGSGYLFREEVVMSGVIPQIAALMGPCAAGTAYIPGLADFVPMVKGRGSMALAGPHLVRAAVGEDVTQEELGGSRVHCRKSGVGDLEVADDQECIERIKQYLSYMPQHCEAPVPVRQTSDPIDRKDDDLLDVLPESNRKPYDMYEVIRRIVDDGVYFDMKPQWAKTIITCFARFGGRSVGIVANQPKQLGGILDNDSADKAARFVNLCNAYGIPLVFLQDVPGFMVGTKVEAAGIIRHGAKMLYAVANATVPKITVIVRKAYGAGYYVMNGKAYEPDLIVAWPSAEISVMGAEGAVEIVMRRVVEEAEDPAAKRAELVAAYRRVIDVYIAAKNGMIDDVIDPRETRPTICRALEMAEGKRVERPWKRHGVVPV, from the coding sequence GTGACGACACCGCCCTCGATCCTCCGACCGCTGGTCGAGGAGCTGCACGAGCGGCGCGCGACCGCGCGGCTCGGCGGCGGGCAGGAGAAGATCGACAGACAGCACGGGTGCGACAAGCTGACCGCGCGCGAGCGGCTCGCGCTGCTGATCGACGACGGCACCTTCACGGAGCTGGGGATCCACGCCGGCATCCACTTCTCGGTCCGCGGCCTGGAGGGCAAGGAGGCGCCGGCCGACGGCGTCATCACCGGCTACGGCAAGGTCGACGGCCGGATGGTCGCCGTCTGCGCCTACGACTTCACGGTCATGGCCGGCTCGATGGGGCTGACCGGCGAGACGAAGGTCACGCGTCTGCGCGACCTCGCGCTGTCCAAGCGAATCCCGTTCGTCTGGCTGCTCGACTCGGCCGGCGCGCGGATCCAGGAGGCGGTCGGCTCGCTCTTCGCCGGCTCCGGCTACCTCTTCCGCGAAGAGGTCGTGATGAGCGGCGTGATCCCGCAGATCGCGGCGCTGATGGGGCCGTGCGCGGCAGGCACCGCCTACATCCCGGGCCTCGCCGACTTCGTGCCGATGGTCAAGGGCCGCGGCTCGATGGCGCTCGCCGGCCCGCACCTCGTGCGCGCCGCGGTCGGGGAGGACGTGACGCAGGAGGAGCTGGGCGGCTCGCGCGTGCACTGCCGCAAGTCCGGCGTCGGCGACCTCGAGGTCGCCGACGACCAGGAATGCATCGAGCGGATCAAGCAGTACCTGTCGTACATGCCGCAGCACTGCGAGGCGCCGGTCCCGGTGCGTCAGACGAGCGATCCGATCGACCGCAAGGACGACGACCTGCTCGACGTGCTGCCAGAGTCCAACCGCAAGCCGTACGACATGTACGAGGTGATCCGGCGGATCGTCGACGACGGCGTCTACTTCGACATGAAGCCGCAGTGGGCGAAGACGATCATCACCTGCTTCGCGCGCTTCGGCGGCCGCTCGGTCGGGATCGTCGCCAACCAGCCCAAGCAGCTCGGCGGCATCCTCGACAACGACTCCGCCGACAAGGCCGCGCGCTTCGTCAACCTCTGCAACGCGTACGGGATCCCGCTCGTCTTCCTCCAGGACGTGCCCGGCTTCATGGTCGGCACGAAGGTCGAGGCCGCGGGCATCATCCGCCACGGCGCGAAGATGCTCTACGCCGTCGCCAACGCCACCGTGCCGAAGATCACCGTGATAGTGCGCAAGGCGTACGGCGCCGGCTACTACGTGATGAACGGCAAGGCGTACGAGCCCGACCTGATCGTCGCCTGGCCGAGCGCGGAGATCAGCGTGATGGGCGCCGAGGGCGCGGTTGAGATCGTGATGCGCAGAGTCGTCGAGGAGGCCGAGGATCCGGCCGCCAAGAGAGCCGAGCTGGTCGCGGCGTATCGCAGAGTGATCGACGTCTACATCGCCGCCAAGAACGGCATGATCGACGACGTGATCGACCCGCGCGAGACGCGGCCGACGATCTGCCGGGCGCTGGAGATGGCGGAGGGCAAGCGCGTCGAGCGGCCCTGGAAACGACACGGCGTCGTGCCGGTCTGA